One Micavibrio aeruginosavorus ARL-13 genomic window carries:
- a CDS encoding TetR/AcrR family transcriptional regulator — protein MAETACAAVTEFNPKRDAIMVAATRLFLERGYSGTSMEAIAEAAPVSKPTLYTHFRDKNDLFAAVVMQRCEAFLANMEGLLDHALEPDLALRPLATKFIEMIHDEEALALYRTVIFEWRQFPELGQGFYDCGPCKAHNMLAAYLQHQHDRKRMHVPSPVDAAALFFSMLEGDQHMKCMLGVRGPLTQAERDAVVDLVVPVFIRGFLAR, from the coding sequence ATGGCTGAAACCGCCTGCGCCGCTGTGACCGAATTCAACCCGAAACGTGACGCCATCATGGTGGCGGCCACGCGTCTGTTTTTGGAGCGCGGCTATTCCGGGACCAGCATGGAGGCCATTGCCGAGGCCGCCCCGGTGTCAAAACCGACGCTTTACACCCATTTTCGCGATAAAAACGACCTGTTCGCCGCCGTTGTGATGCAACGGTGCGAGGCGTTTCTGGCCAATATGGAAGGGCTTTTGGATCACGCGCTGGAGCCGGATCTGGCGCTGCGCCCGCTGGCCACCAAATTCATCGAAATGATCCATGATGAGGAAGCGCTGGCCCTCTACCGCACCGTGATTTTCGAGTGGCGGCAGTTTCCCGAGCTGGGGCAGGGGTTTTACGATTGTGGTCCGTGCAAGGCGCACAACATGCTGGCCGCCTATCTGCAACACCAGCACGACCGCAAACGCATGCATGTACCATCCCCCGTCGATGCCGCGGCCCTGTTTTTCAGCATGCTGGAGGGGGATCAGCACATGAAATGCATGCTGGGCGTGCGCGGCCCGCTGACCCAGGCCGAGCGTGATGCGGTGGTCGATCTGGTCGTTCCCGTCTTTATTCGTGGTTTTTTAGCACGTTAA